CAGCGCCCGCGCCAGCCCGACGCGCTGTTTCTGACCGGGGGCCAGCGCGTGAGGATAATAATAGGCATGATCCGGCCGCAGCCCTACCTGTTGCAGCGTCAGGTTGATGGCTTTCTCACGCGCTTCGGCGCTGAGGTCGGTATTCAGACGCAACGTCACATCCAGCAACTGTCCAATGCGCTGACGGGGATTCAATGCATTGCCGGCATCCTGGAAAATCATGCGGATGCGCTGGCTGCGATAGTTATAATCGCCGTAATGCAGCGGATGATCGTCGATCAGCAACTCGCCGGAGGTGGGGGCGATGGTGCCCGCCAGCATTTTTGCCAGCGTGGACTTTCCCGAACCATTTTCGCCGACGATGGCCAGAGTCTGACGTTCGCGTAAGGTAAAACTGACGGACTTCACGGCTTCAACATGCTGACGGCGAAACAGACCGGTGCGATAGCGGAACGTTTTGGTTAGGTTACGGGCTTCAAGCAACGTTTCAACCATCAGGATTCCTCCATATTGAGCGGGAAGTGGCAGGCGTACCAATGGTTCTTTACCGATATCAGCGGGGGAGCCTGCATGCATTTTTTCTGCGAGTAGGGGCAACGCGGCCCTAATCGGCAACCCACCGGCAAATGCTCCAATGAGG
This window of the Brenneria goodwinii genome carries:
- the sapF gene encoding putrescine export ABC transporter ATP-binding protein SapF, which encodes MVETLLEARNLTKTFRYRTGLFRRQHVEAVKSVSFTLRERQTLAIVGENGSGKSTLAKMLAGTIAPTSGELLIDDHPLHYGDYNYRSQRIRMIFQDAGNALNPRQRIGQLLDVTLRLNTDLSAEAREKAINLTLQQVGLRPDHAYYYPHALAPGQKQRVGLARALILQPKVIIADEVLASLDMSMRSQIINLMLELQEKHGISYIYVTQHLGMMKHVSDQILVMQAGEVVERGSTADVLASPLHDFTKRLIASHFGEALSADAWRQDGAQR